A single window of Miscanthus floridulus cultivar M001 unplaced genomic scaffold, ASM1932011v1 fs_471_1_2, whole genome shotgun sequence DNA harbors:
- the LOC136531888 gene encoding senescence-specific cysteine protease SAG39-like: MATLKASILAILGFAFLCGAALAARDLNDDSAMVARHEQWMARYNRIYKDATEKAQRFEVFKANVKYIESFNAGENRKFWLGVNQFADLTNDEFRATKTNKGFKPSPVKIPTGFRYENVSVDALLATIDWRTKGAVTPIKDQGQCGCCWAFSAVAATEGIVKISTGKLTSLSEQELVDCDVHGEDQGCEGGLMDDAFKFIIKNGGLTTESSYPYTAADGKCKSGSNSAATIKGFEDVPANDEAALMKAVANQPVSVAVDGGDMTFQFYSGGVMTGSCGTDLDHGIAAIGYGQTSDGTKYWLMKNSWGTTWGENGYLRMEKDISDKRGMCGLAMEPSYPTE, from the exons ATGGCTACCCTCAAGGCATCAATCTTGGCAATCCTAGGCTTCGCCTTCTTATGCGGTGCTGCCCTCGCTGCTCGTGACCTGAACGACGACTCAGCCATGGTGGCGAGGCATGAGCAATGGATGGCGCGGTACAACCGCATCTACAAAGACGCCACCGAGAAGGCTCAGCGGTTCGAGGTGTTCAAGGCTAATGTTAAGTACATCGAGTCGTTTAACGCTGGTGAGAACCGCAAGTTCTGGCTCGGCGTCAACCAGTTCGCCGACCTTACCAACGACGAGTTCAGGGCTACCAAGACCAACAAGGGTTTCAAACCTAGCCCTGTGAAGATCCCTACCGGATTTAGGTATGAGAATGTTAGCGTCGATGCGCTTCTGGCGACCATCGACTGGAGGACCAAGGGTGCCGTCACTCCCATCAAGGATCAAGGCCAATGTG GCTGCTGCTGGGCGTTCTCAGCCGTGGCTGCCACAGAAGGCATCGTGAAAATCAGCACCGGCAAGCTCACCTCCCTCTCGGAACAAGAGTTGGTGGATTGCGATGTCCATGGTGAGGATCAAGGCTGTGAGGGTGGTTTGATGGACGATGCTTTCAAGTTTATCATCAAGAACGGCGGCCTAACCACGGAGTCCAGCTATCCTTACACGGCTGCAGATGGCAAGTGCAAGAGTGGATCAAATAGTGCTGCAACCATCAAGGGCTTTGAGGATGTGCCGGCAAACGATGAGGCTGCCCTGATGAAGGCTGTGGCGAACCAGCCCGTGTCGGTGGCAGTGGATGGTGGAGACATGACATTCCAGTTCTACTCTGGTGGTGTGATGACCGGCTCATGCGGTACTGACTTGGACCATGGGATTGCAGCCATTGGTTATGGACAGACCAGTGATGGCACCAAGTACTGGCTGATGAAGAACTCATGGGGCACGACTTGGGGGGAGAATGGTTACCTGAGAATGGAGAAGGATATTTCAGACAAGAGGGGCATGTGTGGCCTAGCCATGGAGCCTTCCTACCCCACTGAGTAG